ACGCGTGCGGAGAGAAAACGTTGACAAGCGGCCTCCCATTGATCGGACGGCAGATCGGGTAGGGTCTGCAACAGGCGGTGGGTCAGACGGCCGCGAACGAACAGTAGTGGATCCGTCGCGTCGAACGGAGAGCGGGCCGGTGGATCGGGCTCATTGGGTCGAGATGGCACCAGGGGCACGGCTGGAGTTGGCTCGGCGGCCGGCGCCTGCTTCAAGAAATCCGGCACGATTATGCGTGCGTCATCGGTAGCGGGTATCATGGTCACCACCGGCACCGTCTGGGAGGTGATCAGCCGCAGGCCTTCGCCGGTCCAGCCGATGGCGCCGGTACCAAGGTCGAACTGCATCGTGCTGGCGGTGCCGGACAGGCCGTCGACAATCAAATCGTACCAGGATGCGGTGGCGGTGCTTCCGCCAACTGGCCAACCGCAGACATAGAGGCGATCTTCAGCTCGCGTCATCGCCACGTAGAGGAGGCGATTGTACTCCTCGTCCCTAGCAGCGGTCGCAAGCATGCGGGCGGCCTGGAAGACCGGATCTTCCATCTCGCGGCGCGGCGCCCACAGAGGAACCCCGTCGGCCGCCGGCCAGAGCACCCGTGACAGTTGGGTCGGAACCTGGGTGGTGTCGGGCAAGAACACGATCGGCGCTTGAAGGCCCTTGGCGCCGTGAACCGTCATGATGCGAACCTCACGCCCTGCCTGGTCCATGTCACGCTTGATCTCGGCGCGGCCGGATTCCAGCCAGTAAAGGAAGCCCTGTAAGCTGGGGACGTTGCTCCGCTCGTAGGCGATGGCCAGACCGAGAAACTCGTCCAAAGGATCGCTGGCATCCGGACCGAGACGGGCCAGCATCTTCTGCCGGCCGCCCCGAACATTCAGGACCCGCGCGAACAATTCATAGGGACGCTCGAAATCGACTTCGGCAAGCAGCGTCTGCAGTTCACCGGCAACTTCCGCCACCTTGGCATCGCCGTAAGCATTGGTGAGCATCGCCCGCCAGAGCGATCCGGTACGCCCGTGACAGAGCGTAAACAACTGATCCTCGTCGAGGCCGAACAGCGGGCTTTTCAGCAGTGCCGCCAGATTGAGATCATCCTCGGGCAACAACAGGAAGCGGCCCAGCGCCATCAGGTCCATAACGGCGATTTGCTCGGTCAACACCATGCGATCAGCGCCGGCCACGGGGATACCGTATTCCTTCAAGGAACGCACCAATGTGTCCACAAAGCTTGTCCGCCGCCGGACCAGGACCAGGATATCGCCGGCCTGGATCGGCCGCCCCTTCGACTCCAGGATCTCGCCTGTCGAAATCCAGTGATGGATGCGCTCGGCCATCACTTTAGCGAGCCGCGCTTCCGGTGAGTACGACAGGCGATATTCCACAGGGGGTTCCCAGTCGGCCGGCGCATCCTTCTCCATCTTCTCGGCCAAAGGCCAGACTTCGACCAGGCCGCCATGTCCAAGACGATGCGCATGGTGTGAGACTGGATGAGAGGGCTTGCTGACGCCGGCCATCGCCGCCGGCCGCGCAAAGACAGCGTCAACCGCCTGGAGCACAGCCTCGACAGAGCGGTAGGACACGTCGAGCGTGATGTCATCCCAGGCCATGCCCGCTGCCATGCTCCGCTCCGAGAACAATGCCCGACTGCGTTCGAAGCCCGCCGGGTCGGCACGCTGGAAGCTGTAAATCGATTGTTTGGTGTCGCCGACGGCAAACACCGTGCGGATCAAGCTCCGGACGCTCTCGCCGGCGAAGAAGTCGCCGGCCAGGGCCTCGATCACCCACCATTGGTCCGGATTGGTGTCCTGGCCCTCGTCGACCAGGATGTGATCGATGCCGCCATCAAGCTTGTACAGCACCCAATCGGCCGCCTCGCGCGTGTTCAAGAGATCGCAGGTTTTGAGGATCAGATCATCAAAGTCCAGCAACGCGCGAGCGTTCTTGCTTTTCTGATATTCGGCCAGTA
The Desulfovibrio sp. DNA segment above includes these coding regions:
- the addA gene encoding double-strand break repair helicase AddA, whose amino-acid sequence is MSVEQLRAADPKVSVWVDASAGAGKTKVLTDRMLRLFLIGTVPARILGLTFTKAAAAEMSNRLRARLGRWATVDNDELFAELLALTGTQPDEEMLSRARGLFNAVLDAPGGLSVLTLHSFCQSVLRRFPIEAGISPRFELLEEREADEILFAARERMLSKARDGADPTLAAGLRDITAYGQEGDFADLMGELARERGRLARLLRKHGDIRGVLTELRRVLGVAETDTLESALAEACADSAFDCANLRAVSSVMLGAEKTDRDNGGKIAAWLSSTVRAAEFDVYRKAFFTTDGSRRAKLCHNATLAAMPAAGAILAEEAGRLERLRERLNSIKVYMATAALLRLGCAVLAEYQKSKNARALLDFDDLILKTCDLLNTREAADWVLYKLDGGIDHILVDEGQDTNPDQWWVIEALAGDFFAGESVRSLIRTVFAVGDTKQSIYSFQRADPAGFERSRALFSERSMAAGMAWDDITLDVSYRSVEAVLQAVDAVFARPAAMAGVSKPSHPVSHHAHRLGHGGLVEVWPLAEKMEKDAPADWEPPVEYRLSYSPEARLAKVMAERIHHWISTGEILESKGRPIQAGDILVLVRRRTSFVDTLVRSLKEYGIPVAGADRMVLTEQIAVMDLMALGRFLLLPEDDLNLAALLKSPLFGLDEDQLFTLCHGRTGSLWRAMLTNAYGDAKVAEVAGELQTLLAEVDFERPYELFARVLNVRGGRQKMLARLGPDASDPLDEFLGLAIAYERSNVPSLQGFLYWLESGRAEIKRDMDQAGREVRIMTVHGAKGLQAPIVFLPDTTQVPTQLSRVLWPAADGVPLWAPRREMEDPVFQAARMLATAARDEEYNRLLYVAMTRAEDRLYVCGWPVGGSTATASWYDLIVDGLSGTASTMQFDLGTGAIGWTGEGLRLITSQTVPVVTMIPATDDARIIVPDFLKQAPAAEPTPAVPLVPSRPNEPDPPARSPFDATDPLLFVRGRLTHRLLQTLPDLPSDQWEAACQRFLSARVHGLDAGAQASIAAEVLAVLHDPAFGPLFGPGSQAEVPIVGLVAGQAMSGQIDRLLVLPQEVRIIDFKSNRPPPLMVRDVSPVYLRQMAAYRAALAAIYPDRPIICALLWTCGARLMELDATLLDQCSPVSAA